Proteins encoded within one genomic window of Triticum aestivum cultivar Chinese Spring chromosome 2D, IWGSC CS RefSeq v2.1, whole genome shotgun sequence:
- the LOC123048463 gene encoding 2-oxoglutarate-dependent dioxygenase 11-like, whose product MEVEVWSGGSSASEGRWSQSGTSLPVRNVQALVASAAELTADTIQRYIQPDVDGDTVLAEPSDEVPVIDLGKLLDAESVEAEAAKLRFACEDWGFFQVVNHGIPIEVIADMKHDIQKFFQLPLEVKNAYAQRVGDLQGYGQAFVLSDDQKLDWSDMFGLFSQPPQARDMSYWPNQPPNFRNSIEEYSSELMKLTHSLATFIAKTIDVDPELMEDKHVGQFLRMNYYPPCTTTPEKVLGFSPHSDGSFLTILLEVNAVQGLQIRRHGAWIPVKPRGDALLVNVGDFLEIMTNGKYKSIEHRVTINAKKERLSISAFQVPKYDGIISPVLGSTEEKVLYKTMGVEEYARIYLSSKRDGKRTLDYAKLSQI is encoded by the exons ATGGAGGTGGAGGTATGGAGTGGTGGCAGCAGCGCCAGCGAGGGCAGATGGTCGCAGTCTGGAACGTCGCTCCCCGTCAGGAACGTCCAGGCGCTGGTGGCGTCTGCCGCCGAGCTGACGGCCGACACCATCCAACGGTACATCCAGCCGGACGTCGACGGGGACACGGTTCTCGCTGAGCCCTCCGATGAGGTTCCGGTGATCGACCTCGGCAAGCTCCTGGACGCCGAGTCCGTGGAAGCGGAGGCCGCCAAGCTCAGATTTGCCTGTGAGGACTGGGGCTTCTTCCAG GTCGTAAATCATGGAATACCAATTGAGGTCATCGCGGATATGAAGCACGACATTCAGAAGTTCTTTCAGCTCCCCCTCGAAGTTAAGAATGCATATGCGCAACGAGTAGGAGATCTTCAAGGTTATGGTCAAGCGTTTGTTCTGTCCGATGATCAAAAGCTAGATTGGTCAGACATGTTTGGCCTCTTTTCGCAGCCACCTCAGGCCCGTGATATGAGTTACTGGCCAAACCAGCCTCCTAATTTCAG GAATTCTATCGAAGAGTACTCTTCCGAGTTGATGAAACTCACTCATTCTCTTGCCACCTTTATTGCCAAAACAATAGATGTTGATCCCGAATTAATGGAAGACAAGCATGTGGGCCAGTTTCTGAGAATGAACTACTACCCTCCATGCACAACCACTCCTGAAAAGGTTTTAGGCTTCTCACCGCATTCTGATGGATCTTTTCTAACTATCCTGCTAGAAGTGAATGCAGTTCAAGGCCTACAAATTAGAAGGCATGGTGCATGGATCCCAGTAAAACCACGGGGTGATGCATTATTGGTAAATGTGGGTGACTTTCTTGAG ATTATGACAAATGGGAAGTATAAGAGCATTGAGCACAGGGTCACCATAAATGCCAAGAAGGAGCGACTATCTATATCAGCATTTCAAGTTCCAAAGTACGATGGAATAATTTCACCAGTTTTGGGCAGTACCGAGGAGAAGGTGTTATACAAGACAATGGGAGTAGAAGAGTATGCAAGAATTTATCTGTCAAGCAAACGAGATGGAAAGAGAACCCTTGATTATGCTAAGTTATCCCAAATATAA